The following proteins are encoded in a genomic region of Pseudomonas saponiphila:
- a CDS encoding pyridoxal phosphate-dependent aminotransferase translates to MALPYSARSRAIEPFHVMALLARANELQAAGHDVIHLEIGEPDFTTAEPIIKAGQAALSAGKTRYTAARGIPELRGAISGFYQQRYGLDIDPERIMITPGGSGALLLASSLLVDPGKHWLLADPGYPCNRHFLRLVEGAAQLVPVGPDVRYQLTPDLVERYWDQDSVGALVASPANPTGTVLSRDELAGLSAAVKARNGHLVVDEIYHGLTYGTDAASVLEVDDSAFVLNSFSKYFGMTGWRLGWLVAPPAAVGELEKLAQNLYISAPSMAQYAALACFEPQTISLLEERRAEFGRRRDFLLPALRELGFGIAVEPEGAFYLYADISAFGGDAFAFCRHFLETEHLAFTPGLDFGRHQAGHHVRFAYTQNLARLQEAVARIARGLQSWQG, encoded by the coding sequence ATGGCTCTGCCCTACAGTGCGCGCAGTCGCGCTATCGAACCTTTCCATGTCATGGCCCTGCTGGCTCGCGCCAATGAACTGCAAGCGGCGGGACACGATGTGATTCACCTGGAGATCGGCGAGCCGGACTTCACCACCGCCGAACCGATCATCAAGGCCGGGCAGGCCGCGCTGAGTGCCGGCAAGACCCGCTACACCGCGGCCCGGGGCATTCCCGAGCTGCGCGGAGCCATCTCCGGGTTCTACCAGCAGCGCTATGGCCTGGACATCGACCCCGAGCGGATCATGATCACCCCCGGAGGCTCCGGTGCCCTGTTGTTGGCCAGCAGCCTGTTGGTCGACCCGGGCAAGCACTGGTTGCTGGCAGACCCGGGTTATCCGTGCAACCGGCATTTTTTGCGCCTGGTGGAAGGCGCCGCGCAACTGGTGCCGGTAGGTCCGGATGTGCGTTATCAACTGACTCCGGATCTGGTGGAACGCTATTGGGATCAGGACAGTGTCGGAGCCCTGGTGGCGTCTCCGGCGAACCCCACCGGGACCGTTCTCAGTCGTGATGAGCTGGCGGGCCTGTCCGCGGCGGTCAAGGCGCGCAATGGGCATCTGGTGGTGGATGAGATCTATCACGGCCTGACCTACGGCACGGACGCTGCCAGTGTTCTGGAAGTCGATGACAGTGCGTTTGTCCTGAACAGTTTTTCCAAGTATTTCGGCATGACCGGCTGGCGCCTGGGGTGGCTGGTGGCACCGCCGGCGGCTGTGGGCGAGCTGGAGAAGCTGGCGCAGAACCTCTACATCAGTGCGCCCAGCATGGCCCAGTACGCGGCCCTGGCCTGTTTCGAGCCGCAAACCATCAGCTTGCTGGAGGAGCGTCGCGCCGAGTTCGGACGCCGCCGGGACTTTCTGCTTCCGGCCTTGCGCGAACTGGGCTTCGGTATCGCCGTGGAGCCGGAAGGGGCGTTCTACCTGTATGCCGACATCAGCGCCTTTGGCGGGGATGCCTTTGCCTTCTGCCGACACTTCCTGGAAACCGAGCACCTGGCCTTCACTCCGGGTCTGGATTTTGGACGTCATCAGGCCGGTCATCATGTGCGCTTTGCTTACACCCAGAACCTGGCGCGCCTGCAAGAGGCCGTGGCGCGCATTGCCCGTGGCCTGCAGAGCTGGCAAGGCTGA
- a CDS encoding pentapeptide repeat-containing protein has product MSQPKLLDTPLYALLHKDDIVGFNRERPKDRPIDMRGGDFRGLDLRQLNAQGIDFTDAYFRSADLRGLDLRNATMEGASLAHAQISGAYFPVELTADEILMSVNFGTRLRYNTR; this is encoded by the coding sequence ATGAGCCAACCGAAACTTCTGGATACTCCGCTTTACGCCCTGCTGCATAAGGACGATATCGTCGGCTTCAACCGCGAGCGTCCAAAGGATCGCCCCATCGACATGCGTGGTGGAGACTTCCGCGGCCTCGACCTGCGACAGTTGAACGCCCAGGGCATCGATTTCACTGACGCCTACTTCCGTTCCGCCGATCTGCGCGGCCTGGACCTGCGCAATGCCACCATGGAAGGCGCCAGCCTGGCCCATGCACAGATCTCCGGTGCCTACTTCCCGGTCGAACTGACCGCCGATGAAATCCTCATGTCGGTCAACTTCGGCACCCGACTGCGCTACAACACCCGCTAA
- a CDS encoding ChaN family lipoprotein: MRTLPLVLSALLLAACHVSREPAPPPVVQDPGSILDLRTGQALSPGELVERLARAPRLIVGEQHDNADHHVLQLWLLRSLAQERPQGSLLLEMLNPDQQPGVDKVKREAAGQRLPDDLIKALAWQPGWDWGLYGPVVSYALKQPYPLLAANLDRQEIRRIYTQVPVLGGRQSNASSVTQALSAQIRESHCGLLPEAQVPAMLAVQQQRDRRMAERLLAAPVPAMLLAGAFHGRRDLGVPLHMADLDLRRPVVVLLLAEHGSSVPAAAADYVWYTPPQPAKDYCAQLKP, translated from the coding sequence ATGCGTACCCTGCCGCTTGTGCTGTCAGCCCTGTTGCTCGCGGCTTGTCACGTTAGCCGCGAGCCAGCACCGCCGCCCGTGGTGCAGGACCCGGGCAGCATTCTTGATCTGCGCACGGGGCAGGCGCTGAGTCCGGGGGAATTGGTCGAGCGCCTGGCGCGAGCGCCCCGGCTGATCGTCGGCGAGCAGCACGACAATGCCGATCATCACGTTTTGCAGCTTTGGCTACTGCGCTCGCTGGCCCAGGAACGCCCTCAGGGCAGCCTATTGCTGGAGATGCTCAATCCCGATCAGCAGCCCGGCGTCGACAAGGTCAAGCGTGAGGCGGCCGGGCAGCGCTTGCCTGATGACCTGATCAAGGCGTTGGCCTGGCAGCCGGGTTGGGATTGGGGGCTCTACGGGCCGGTGGTGAGCTATGCCCTGAAGCAGCCTTATCCCCTGTTGGCAGCCAATCTGGATCGACAGGAAATACGCCGGATCTATACCCAGGTGCCGGTTCTTGGTGGCAGGCAGAGCAATGCCTCGTCCGTGACCCAGGCGTTGTCGGCGCAGATTCGTGAATCCCACTGTGGCTTGCTGCCTGAGGCCCAGGTGCCGGCGATGTTGGCGGTGCAGCAGCAACGGGATCGGCGCATGGCCGAGCGATTGCTGGCGGCGCCGGTACCGGCCATGTTGCTGGCGGGGGCCTTTCATGGGCGCCGTGACCTTGGGGTGCCTCTGCACATGGCTGATCTGGACCTGCGCCGGCCAGTCGTGGTGTTGCTCCTGGCGGAGCACGGGAGCAGTGTGCCCGCTGCCGCGGCGGACTATGTCTGGTACACGCCGCCTCAGCCAGCCAAGGATTATTGCGCGCAACTGAAACCCTGA
- the gluQRS gene encoding tRNA glutamyl-Q(34) synthetase GluQRS, whose product MTASTSSAYIGRFAPTPSGYLHFGSLVAALASYLDARAVGGRWLVRMEDLDPPREEPGAQAAILKALESYGFEWDGDMIRQSDRHAAYAEVLNRLFNQGLAYACTCSRKQLEPYHGIYPGLCRNLGHAREHAAIRLRVPELEYRFTDRVQGEYRQHLGRDVGDFVIQRRDGLYAYQLAVVLDDAWQGITDIVRGSDLLDSTPRQLYLQELLGLHQPRYLHVPLITQPDGHKLGKSYRSPPLPEDQAPPLLLRALRALGQKPPSELAYASVAEIMRWGIAHWDAGLIPRTPSVPEAQLS is encoded by the coding sequence ATGACTGCCTCCACATCCTCCGCGTACATCGGGCGCTTCGCCCCCACCCCCAGCGGCTATCTGCATTTCGGCTCTCTGGTTGCCGCGCTTGCCTCCTATCTTGATGCCCGCGCCGTCGGCGGTCGCTGGCTGGTGCGCATGGAAGACCTCGACCCGCCCCGGGAAGAACCCGGCGCCCAGGCGGCGATCCTCAAGGCCCTGGAAAGCTACGGCTTCGAATGGGACGGTGACATGATCCGTCAAAGCGACCGCCACGCGGCCTATGCCGAGGTGCTCAACCGCTTGTTCAACCAGGGCCTGGCTTATGCCTGCACCTGTTCACGCAAACAACTGGAGCCCTACCACGGCATCTACCCGGGCCTGTGTCGCAACCTCGGCCATGCCCGAGAGCATGCAGCGATCCGCCTGCGCGTGCCGGAGCTGGAGTACCGTTTCACCGACCGGGTCCAGGGCGAGTACCGCCAGCACCTGGGCCGGGATGTGGGGGACTTCGTGATCCAGCGCCGGGATGGCCTGTATGCTTATCAACTGGCCGTGGTGCTGGATGATGCGTGGCAAGGCATCACCGATATCGTCCGCGGTTCGGACCTGCTGGACTCCACACCGCGTCAGTTGTACTTGCAGGAGTTGCTGGGGCTGCACCAGCCGCGTTACCTGCATGTGCCGCTGATCACTCAGCCGGACGGCCACAAACTGGGCAAGTCCTACCGCTCGCCGCCACTGCCCGAGGACCAGGCGCCGCCCTTGCTGTTGCGGGCGCTGCGGGCCCTGGGGCAGAAACCGCCAAGCGAACTGGCCTATGCCAGCGTGGCAGAGATCATGCGCTGGGGCATCGCGCACTGGGATGCCGGCTTGATTCCCCGCACGCCAAGCGTGCCGGAAGCGCAATTGAGCTGA
- a CDS encoding Crp/Fnr family transcriptional regulator, which yields MYLMGEQPAYADALINRLQSIPAQLLEGLSPCGATLDVEPVADLSGLLPEHQLFLLASGVIQASVEERPLFYLHEGDLVGLRRGVEHPQYRLGCDVPLSLTPYLRTEVFRHIYADEQRSEWLLQYLIGQTALLCDAIARLKPPELRSNNGFKRVEPGEVLITQGDEADHVFVILEGHAEAFVDGHKVGDVPKDEIFGAMAVFTGEKRSASVIANEPSTIMLIPKEHFLSLTQSNPRIAHSLIESMARRIDLLNKEVTRLMALNSQARE from the coding sequence ATGTATCTGATGGGGGAGCAACCGGCCTACGCCGATGCGTTGATCAACCGACTGCAAAGTATCCCGGCCCAGTTGCTGGAGGGCCTTTCGCCCTGCGGTGCCACGCTGGACGTTGAACCTGTGGCGGATCTGTCGGGCCTCTTGCCCGAGCATCAGTTGTTCCTGCTGGCCAGTGGCGTGATCCAGGCCAGCGTTGAAGAGCGTCCGCTATTCTACCTGCATGAAGGCGATCTGGTAGGACTGCGGCGGGGTGTCGAACACCCTCAGTACCGACTGGGCTGCGATGTACCACTGAGCCTGACGCCCTATTTGCGGACCGAGGTGTTCCGCCATATCTACGCTGACGAACAGCGCTCGGAATGGCTGCTGCAGTACCTGATCGGCCAGACCGCCCTGCTCTGCGATGCGATAGCCCGCCTGAAGCCGCCCGAGTTGCGCAGCAACAACGGCTTCAAGCGGGTGGAGCCGGGAGAAGTACTGATTACCCAGGGGGATGAAGCCGATCACGTGTTCGTGATTCTCGAAGGCCATGCCGAGGCCTTTGTCGACGGGCACAAAGTGGGCGACGTGCCCAAGGATGAGATCTTTGGCGCCATGGCGGTCTTCACCGGAGAAAAGCGCAGTGCCAGCGTCATTGCCAATGAACCGAGCACAATCATGCTGATCCCCAAGGAGCACTTTCTCAGCCTGACGCAGAGCAATCCGCGCATCGCTCACAGCCTGATCGAAAGCATGGCCCGCCGCATTGACCTGCTGAACAAGGAAGTGACCCGCCTGATGGCCTTGAACAGCCAGGCCCGGGAATAG
- a CDS encoding TfoX/Sxy family protein — protein sequence MNDELQHLKNLGKTSAQWLHAVGIHSASDLRRLGAVDAYRAVRTRGFRASKVLLYAIEGALMDMHWNELPAERKEALNKQLDAISSRHKN from the coding sequence ATGAATGATGAACTGCAACACCTGAAGAACCTTGGCAAGACATCGGCACAGTGGCTGCATGCAGTGGGCATCCACAGCGCATCGGACCTGCGCCGCCTGGGCGCGGTGGACGCATACAGGGCTGTACGCACCCGGGGTTTTCGGGCCTCGAAAGTGCTGCTGTACGCCATCGAAGGCGCGTTGATGGACATGCACTGGAACGAGCTTCCCGCCGAACGCAAAGAGGCGCTGAACAAGCAATTGGACGCCATATCCTCTCGTCACAAGAACTGA
- a CDS encoding heme/hemin ABC transporter substrate-binding protein, producing the protein MRLSASALAFWVALLVSPWAAAEELPQRWVSAGGALSEWVVALGAEPKLVGVDTTSQHPESLKALPSIGYQRQLSAEGILSLRPDILLGTEEMGPPPVLAQIRSAGVKVELFSAQADLPTLQRTLRQLGRLLGREDQAGQLFSAYQQRLEQQRAWIAQVQEQQAAPGVLLLLGHAGGKPLIAGKDTAADWLLQQAGARNLATHSGYKPFSAESLAGLNPQVLVFSDRSLSGDAARVALFKESPVLASTAAAKAGRVVELDPTLLVGGLGPRLPDSLKRLAAAFYPQAKPAP; encoded by the coding sequence ATGCGCCTGAGTGCCAGCGCCCTCGCGTTCTGGGTCGCACTGCTGGTGAGCCCGTGGGCCGCCGCCGAGGAGTTGCCGCAGCGTTGGGTCAGTGCCGGGGGCGCCTTGTCCGAGTGGGTGGTGGCCCTGGGGGCGGAGCCCAAGCTGGTGGGGGTCGATACCACCAGCCAGCACCCGGAGTCGCTCAAGGCCTTGCCGAGCATCGGCTATCAAAGGCAGCTGTCGGCGGAAGGCATTCTCAGTCTGCGTCCGGATATTCTGCTGGGGACTGAAGAAATGGGCCCGCCGCCGGTGCTGGCGCAGATTCGCAGTGCCGGGGTCAAGGTCGAGCTGTTTTCTGCTCAGGCCGACCTGCCGACCCTGCAACGCACCCTGCGCCAGTTGGGGCGACTCCTGGGGCGCGAGGACCAGGCCGGGCAATTGTTCAGCGCCTATCAACAGCGTCTTGAGCAACAGCGGGCCTGGATTGCACAAGTGCAGGAACAGCAGGCGGCGCCTGGAGTGCTGTTGCTACTGGGGCACGCGGGAGGCAAGCCGCTGATCGCCGGCAAGGACACGGCCGCGGACTGGCTGTTGCAACAGGCCGGCGCGCGCAACCTGGCGACCCATAGCGGTTACAAGCCGTTTTCGGCGGAATCCCTGGCGGGACTGAATCCTCAGGTGCTGGTGTTCTCCGACCGCAGCCTGAGTGGCGATGCGGCCCGCGTTGCGCTGTTCAAGGAAAGTCCGGTGTTGGCCTCCACTGCCGCGGCCAAGGCTGGGCGGGTGGTGGAGCTGGATCCGACCTTGTTGGTGGGCGGCTTGGGGCCGCGTCTGCCAGATAGTCTGAAACGCCTGGCGGCGGCCTTCTATCCCCAGGCCAAGCCTGCCCCATGA
- the sfsA gene encoding DNA/RNA nuclease SfsA, whose amino-acid sequence MRFDPALEQGRLLRRYKRFLADIETATGELLTIHCPNTGSMFNCMVEGGQVWFSRSNDPKRKLPGTWEISETPQGRLACVNTGRANGLVEEALRAGLISELEGFTGLKREVPYGQENSRIDFRLDYPHGPAYVEVKSVTLGFDGSPVAAFPDAVTQRGAKHLRELASLAREGVRAVLLYCVNLSGIEAVRPAEEIDPGYAAALREAVAAGVEVLAYGVRLTAQEVCIDRRLDVRLQG is encoded by the coding sequence ATGCGTTTCGATCCGGCCCTGGAGCAAGGGCGTCTGCTGCGGCGTTACAAGCGTTTTCTGGCGGACATCGAAACCGCTACGGGCGAGTTGCTGACCATCCACTGTCCCAATACCGGCTCGATGTTCAATTGCATGGTCGAGGGCGGGCAGGTGTGGTTCAGCCGCTCCAATGATCCCAAGCGCAAGCTGCCGGGCACCTGGGAAATCAGTGAAACCCCGCAGGGGCGACTGGCCTGCGTCAACACCGGACGGGCCAATGGGCTGGTCGAGGAGGCGCTGCGCGCCGGGCTGATCAGCGAGTTGGAAGGCTTTACCGGCCTCAAGCGCGAGGTGCCCTATGGGCAGGAGAACAGTCGCATCGACTTTCGCCTGGATTACCCTCATGGGCCGGCCTATGTCGAGGTCAAGAGTGTCACCCTGGGATTCGATGGTTCGCCAGTGGCGGCGTTTCCCGATGCGGTGACCCAGCGCGGTGCCAAGCACTTGCGTGAGCTGGCGAGCCTGGCCCGGGAGGGTGTACGGGCCGTGTTGCTGTACTGCGTCAATCTGTCGGGCATCGAAGCCGTGCGTCCGGCCGAGGAGATTGATCCGGGTTATGCCGCCGCATTGCGCGAAGCGGTGGCCGCCGGGGTTGAGGTACTGGCATACGGCGTGCGCCTGACCGCGCAGGAAGTCTGTATCGACCGGCGCCTCGACGTGCGGTTGCAGGGCTAG
- a CDS encoding Rieske (2Fe-2S) protein → MKFLCAGSELVEAGSRGFQLEGLKLFAVRRAGQAYVYANRCPHRGVPLEWQPEQFLDPSTSLIQCATHGALFLIESGECVAGPCAGQFLQAIDCREDSRGIWIDI, encoded by the coding sequence ATGAAATTTCTTTGCGCCGGGAGTGAGCTGGTCGAGGCCGGCAGCCGCGGTTTCCAGTTGGAAGGCTTGAAGCTGTTTGCCGTGCGTCGAGCAGGCCAGGCCTACGTTTATGCCAACCGCTGCCCGCACCGTGGCGTTCCCCTGGAGTGGCAGCCCGAGCAGTTTCTCGACCCCAGCACCAGCCTGATCCAGTGCGCCACCCACGGCGCACTGTTTCTGATTGAAAGCGGCGAGTGCGTGGCCGGCCCTTGCGCCGGCCAGTTCCTGCAGGCCATCGACTGCCGGGAAGACAGCCGGGGGATCTGGATCGATATCTAG
- a CDS encoding AAA family ATPase, with the protein MSQSLIAALQNPALYPHPVEGFQVIETHISWVLLTGAFAYKVKKPVNFGFLDFTSLESREHFCGEELRLNQRLTQDLYLEVLPITGSAEAPELGGSGPVIEYALKMRQFPQSQLLSTLQANSELTTAHIDEMAQQIAQFHLSAPQVPAAHEAGTPESVMAPVRQNFEQIRPFLSDKADLQQLEALEAWAETSFERLKPLLAQRKSEGFIRECHGDIHLGNATLIDGKVVIFDCIEFNEPFRFTDVYADTAFLAMDLEDRGLKSLARRFISQYLELTGDYQGLELLNFYKAYRALVRAKVSLFSLPAEATPVQRATTLRQYRNYANLAESYSTIPSRFLAITSGVSAVGKSRVAMRLVEALGAIRLRSDVERKRLFGEQQVPNDPHAGIYSTEASSATYARLHEIAETILRAGFPVVIDATYLKRAQRDAAAKVAEATGTPCLIIDCNAPEAVIASWLAQRQADQNDPSDATLEVIATQQATREALTDEELLRSKRIETNESGSLDALVANIRQRLPGL; encoded by the coding sequence GTGAGCCAGTCACTGATCGCCGCCCTGCAAAACCCCGCTCTGTATCCTCATCCCGTTGAAGGGTTTCAGGTCATCGAAACCCACATCTCCTGGGTACTGCTCACCGGCGCTTTCGCTTATAAGGTGAAAAAGCCGGTCAATTTCGGTTTCCTCGACTTCACCAGCCTCGAGTCCCGCGAGCATTTCTGTGGCGAAGAGCTGCGCCTGAACCAGCGTCTGACCCAGGACCTGTACCTGGAAGTCCTGCCGATCACCGGCAGCGCCGAAGCCCCTGAACTGGGTGGCAGCGGCCCGGTCATCGAATACGCGCTGAAAATGCGCCAGTTTCCACAAAGCCAACTGCTCAGCACCTTGCAGGCCAATAGCGAACTGACCACCGCGCACATTGACGAGATGGCGCAACAGATCGCTCAATTCCACCTCAGCGCCCCGCAAGTCCCGGCAGCACACGAAGCCGGTACACCAGAAAGCGTGATGGCCCCCGTGCGCCAGAATTTCGAACAGATCCGTCCGTTTCTCAGCGACAAGGCCGACCTGCAGCAACTGGAAGCCCTGGAAGCCTGGGCAGAAACCAGCTTCGAACGCCTCAAGCCGCTGCTGGCGCAACGCAAGAGCGAAGGTTTCATCCGTGAGTGCCACGGTGATATCCACCTGGGCAACGCCACCCTGATCGACGGCAAGGTGGTGATCTTCGACTGCATCGAATTCAACGAGCCTTTCCGCTTCACCGATGTCTATGCCGACACCGCTTTCCTCGCCATGGACCTGGAAGACCGTGGCCTGAAAAGCCTGGCACGGCGCTTCATCAGCCAGTACCTGGAACTGACCGGCGACTACCAAGGCCTGGAACTGCTCAATTTCTACAAAGCCTATCGCGCCCTGGTACGCGCCAAGGTCAGCCTGTTCAGCCTGCCTGCCGAGGCCACTCCCGTGCAGCGCGCCACCACCCTGCGCCAATACCGCAACTACGCCAATCTGGCGGAAAGCTACAGCACCATCCCTTCGCGCTTCCTGGCCATCACCTCGGGTGTCTCGGCGGTGGGCAAAAGCCGTGTGGCCATGCGTCTGGTGGAAGCCCTGGGCGCCATCCGCCTGCGCTCCGACGTCGAGCGCAAGCGTCTGTTCGGCGAGCAGCAGGTACCCAACGATCCCCACGCCGGCATCTACAGCACTGAGGCCAGCAGCGCCACCTATGCGCGCCTGCATGAAATCGCCGAGACCATCCTGCGCGCCGGCTTCCCGGTCGTGATCGATGCAACCTACCTCAAGCGCGCCCAGCGGGATGCAGCGGCCAAGGTCGCCGAAGCCACCGGCACGCCTTGCCTGATCATCGACTGCAATGCGCCAGAAGCGGTGATTGCGAGCTGGCTGGCGCAACGCCAGGCCGATCAGAACGATCCGTCCGATGCGACCCTAGAAGTGATTGCGACCCAGCAAGCCACTCGCGAGGCCCTGACCGACGAAGAACTGCTGCGCAGCAAGCGCATTGAAACCAACGAAAGCGGCAGCCTGGATGCCCTGGTTGCCAACATCCGCCAGCGTCTGCCTGGCCTGTAA
- the dksA gene encoding RNA polymerase-binding protein DksA — MPTQAKQQIQSISGFEPYVETAGEEYMGKPMREHFTKILNKWKQDLMQEVDRTVDHMKDEAANFPDPADRASQEEEFSLELRARDRERKLIKKIDKTLQLIEDEEYGWCESCGVEIGIRRLEARPTADMCVDCKTLAEIKEKQVGK, encoded by the coding sequence ATGCCCACCCAAGCAAAGCAACAGATTCAATCGATCAGCGGTTTTGAACCTTATGTTGAAACTGCGGGCGAAGAGTACATGGGCAAGCCCATGCGCGAACACTTCACCAAGATCCTGAACAAGTGGAAACAGGACTTGATGCAGGAAGTCGACCGCACTGTTGATCACATGAAAGACGAAGCGGCCAACTTCCCCGATCCGGCTGACCGTGCCAGCCAGGAAGAAGAGTTCAGCCTTGAACTGCGTGCCCGTGATCGCGAGCGCAAGTTGATCAAGAAGATCGACAAGACCCTGCAACTGATCGAAGACGAAGAATACGGCTGGTGTGAATCCTGTGGCGTCGAGATTGGCATTCGCCGTCTGGAAGCCCGCCCAACCGCCGACATGTGCGTCGACTGCAAGACCCTGGCGGAAATCAAGGAAAAGCAGGTCGGCAAATAA
- a CDS encoding FecCD family ABC transporter permease has translation MSRLVKPRTLFLGLGALCVLAIWLSLALGPVSLPLIDTLRAALRLIGLPIDGQGLEQAELILGQIRLPRTLLGLAVGGVLALSGVAMQGLFRNPLADPGLVGVSSGAALGAAIAIVGGSMFGGVAESIAPYLLSLCAFLGGLGVTALVYRLGRRNGQTHVATMLLAGIALTALASSAVGLFTYLADDATLRTLTFWNLGSLNGASYQRLWPLLLVTVLVALWLPRRAKALNALLLGESEARHLGIDVEGLKRELVFCTALGVGAAVAAAGMIGFVGLVVPHLVRLLSGPDHRTLLPASILAGASLLLLADLVARLALAPAELPIGIVTAFIGAPFFLYLLLRGRA, from the coding sequence ATGAGCCGCCTGGTCAAACCTCGAACGCTGTTTCTCGGGCTTGGCGCCCTGTGTGTATTGGCTATCTGGCTGTCCCTGGCGCTGGGGCCGGTCAGCCTGCCCTTGATCGATACCTTGCGTGCCGCCTTGCGCCTGATCGGGTTACCCATCGATGGGCAGGGGCTGGAGCAGGCTGAGTTGATCCTTGGACAGATCCGCTTGCCACGGACCCTGCTCGGTCTGGCGGTGGGCGGGGTGCTGGCGCTGTCCGGCGTGGCCATGCAGGGGCTGTTTCGCAACCCCTTGGCTGATCCCGGGTTGGTGGGCGTATCCAGTGGGGCGGCATTAGGGGCGGCAATCGCTATTGTTGGCGGCTCGATGTTCGGCGGCGTGGCGGAATCTATCGCGCCCTACCTGCTCTCGCTCTGTGCCTTTCTCGGCGGGCTTGGGGTCACGGCATTGGTCTATCGCCTGGGCCGGCGCAATGGCCAGACTCACGTGGCGACCATGCTGCTGGCGGGGATCGCCCTGACCGCCCTGGCCAGTTCGGCGGTGGGCCTGTTCACCTACCTGGCCGATGACGCGACCTTGCGTACCCTTACCTTCTGGAACCTGGGCAGTCTTAACGGTGCCAGTTATCAGCGCCTGTGGCCGTTGTTGCTGGTGACGGTGCTGGTGGCCCTGTGGTTGCCCCGCAGGGCCAAGGCGTTGAATGCACTGCTGCTGGGCGAATCAGAGGCCAGGCACCTGGGCATTGATGTCGAAGGGCTCAAGCGGGAGCTGGTGTTCTGCACCGCCCTGGGCGTGGGCGCCGCGGTAGCCGCGGCAGGCATGATCGGTTTCGTGGGCCTGGTGGTGCCCCATCTGGTGCGTCTGTTGTCAGGGCCGGATCACCGAACCCTGCTTCCGGCATCGATCCTGGCGGGGGCCAGTCTGTTGCTGCTGGCCGATCTGGTGGCGCGCCTGGCGCTGGCGCCGGCCGAGTTGCCCATTGGCATTGTCACCGCCTTTATCGGCGCTCCGTTCTTTCTCTACCTCTTGCTGCGAGGGCGCGCCTGA
- a CDS encoding heme ABC transporter ATP-binding protein, translating to MLRVENLHVRRGDKEVLVGIDLQLLPGQVLGVLGPNGAGKSSLLGALSGELTAHQGRVLLDEQEMAQWQGAARAQRLAVLPQASSLDFAFRVEEVVALGRLPHHSGRERDAQIVDAALEAADVAHLRGRSYLALSGGERQRVHLARVLAQLWPGQAGHHLLLDEPTSALDPLHQHVTLQAVRAFADRGVAVLIILHDLNLAARYCDRVLLLEGGHPHSLGVPAEVLRPEPLKAVFGLEVLVQKHPERGHPLIIAR from the coding sequence ATGTTGCGAGTCGAGAACCTGCATGTACGGCGCGGGGATAAAGAGGTGCTGGTGGGGATCGATCTGCAGCTGCTGCCCGGGCAAGTGCTGGGGGTACTGGGCCCCAATGGTGCCGGTAAAAGCAGCCTGCTTGGGGCCCTGAGCGGCGAGCTGACGGCGCATCAGGGACGGGTGTTGCTGGATGAGCAGGAGATGGCGCAATGGCAGGGGGCGGCACGGGCGCAACGTCTGGCGGTTTTGCCCCAGGCGTCGAGTCTGGATTTTGCCTTTAGGGTCGAGGAAGTGGTGGCGTTGGGGCGCCTGCCTCATCACAGCGGCCGTGAGCGGGATGCACAGATAGTCGACGCTGCCCTGGAGGCCGCCGATGTGGCTCATCTGCGAGGGCGCAGCTACCTGGCGTTGTCGGGGGGCGAGCGTCAGCGGGTGCATCTGGCGCGGGTCCTGGCGCAATTATGGCCAGGTCAGGCCGGGCATCATTTGCTGCTGGACGAACCGACTTCGGCCCTCGATCCGTTGCACCAGCACGTGACCTTGCAGGCCGTCCGGGCATTCGCCGATCGGGGTGTCGCGGTGCTGATCATTCTCCATGACCTGAATCTGGCGGCGCGTTACTGTGATCGGGTGCTGCTGCTGGAGGGCGGGCACCCCCACTCCCTGGGCGTGCCGGCCGAAGTGCTGCGACCCGAGCCGCTGAAGGCGGTCTTCGGCCTGGAGGTCCTGGTACAGAAACACCCTGAACGTGGGCACCCGCTGATCATTGCCCGTTGA